The sequence AGGGGTGATCCAGCCGATTAAAGAGATCGGGAAAATTGCCAAAGAGCAAGAAATCCATTTTCATACGGATGCAGTACAGACCTTTGGCCATCTTCCGGTTAATGTAGATCAGCTTAATCTGGATTTATTAAGCTGTTCAGCCCACAAATTATATGGGCCAAAGGGGGTAGGGGCATTGTATGTCAGAGAGGGGACAAAGATCCTTCCGTTTATGCACGGAGGTGATCAAGAAAATGACCGCCGGGCATCCACCCGCAATGTTGCGGGGATTGTAGGGTTCGGCAGGGCAGTCGAGCTGGCCGGAGAAAAGATCGGCCGGGAAGAGAAAAGATTAATTTCCTTACGGGACAAACTTATCAGGGGAGTTCTGGATAATATAGGCCGCACCAGGTTAAACGGACATCCCGCAAAAAGACTGCCTAACAATGTAAATGTCTCTGTGAAATACATCGAGGGCGAATCAATGGTTTTAAATTTAGATCTGGAAGGAATTGCCTGCTCTACGGGTTCTGCCTGCGCATCTTCGATTCTTGATCCTTCTCATGTTTTGCTGGCTCTGGGGCTGCCGCATGAATTAGCCCATG comes from Candidatus Omnitrophota bacterium and encodes:
- the nifS gene encoding cysteine desulfurase NifS, with amino-acid sequence MKRIYLDYAATTPADPEVIKAMSPYFTERFGNASSLHSFGREARSAVEQARKTVALFLGAKPEEIIFTSGGTESNNFVLKGIADANKSKGNHLIISAIEHHAITKPCKFLEKQGFKVTYLKVDRYGLVDLQDLKRAITDKTILISVMHANNEIGVIQPIKEIGKIAKEQEIHFHTDAVQTFGHLPVNVDQLNLDLLSCSAHKLYGPKGVGALYVREGTKILPFMHGGDQENDRRASTRNVAGIVGFGRAVELAGEKIGREEKRLISLRDKLIRGVLDNIGRTRLNGHPAKRLPNNVNVSVKYIEGESMVLNLDLEGIACSTGSACASSILDPSHVLLALGLPHELAHGSLRFTLGRYTKEEEINYVLEVLPKIVGKLRSMSPLYKTKKK